The Methanococcoides methylutens MM1 genome has a window encoding:
- a CDS encoding geranylgeranylglyceryl/heptaprenylglyceryl phosphate synthase, which yields MKVEEYLNDIAEREGTVHLTLIDPASQPPEVAADIAKAAVDGGTDAIMIGGSTGAGGLALDQTLLKIKEQTNVPTILFPGNAGGLSIHADAVLFMSLLNSRDINYVTTNQAMGAPLVYKYGIEPISMAYIITEPGGTVGWVGDAKLIPRNKPELAVAYSLAGKYMGMHYTYLEAGSGADQPVTPATIGAVKHVLGDNKLIVGGGIRDGMTAKICADAGADMIVTGTIVEETEDVRNKIEELVSAIKK from the coding sequence CCTCAACGATATCGCAGAACGCGAAGGTACAGTTCACTTAACTCTTATCGATCCGGCATCACAGCCCCCCGAAGTTGCTGCAGATATTGCAAAAGCTGCAGTGGATGGGGGTACCGATGCTATCATGATCGGTGGTTCCACTGGAGCCGGAGGTCTGGCACTGGATCAGACCCTTTTGAAGATAAAGGAACAGACAAATGTTCCTACTATTCTTTTCCCGGGAAATGCCGGCGGCTTAAGCATCCACGCTGATGCCGTCCTTTTCATGAGCCTCCTGAATTCCCGTGACATCAACTATGTCACTACGAATCAGGCAATGGGGGCTCCACTTGTTTACAAGTACGGGATAGAACCCATTTCCATGGCATACATTATTACCGAGCCCGGAGGAACTGTTGGCTGGGTGGGCGATGCAAAGCTCATTCCCCGCAACAAGCCGGAGCTCGCAGTAGCTTATTCCCTTGCGGGAAAATACATGGGAATGCATTATACCTATCTTGAGGCCGGCTCAGGCGCAGACCAGCCGGTGACTCCCGCTACCATTGGTGCGGTAAAACACGTTCTCGGAGACAACAAGTTGATCGTTGGTGGCGGTATCCGCGACGGTATGACTGCAAAGATCTGTGCAGATGCCGGTGCTGATATGATCGTTACCGGTACGATCGTCGAAGAGACCGAAGATGTCAGGAACAAGATAGAAGAGCTTGTATCAGCTATCAAAAAATGA